From a region of the Balaenoptera ricei isolate mBalRic1 chromosome 11, mBalRic1.hap2, whole genome shotgun sequence genome:
- the LOC132374961 gene encoding ATP synthase membrane subunit K, mitochondrial, which produces MAGPETDAQYQFTGIKKYFNSYTLTGRMNCVLATYGGIALIVLYFKLRSKKTPAVKAT; this is translated from the coding sequence ATGGCAGGTCCAGAAACTGATGCCCAGTACCAATTCACTGGtatcaaaaaatatttcaactCTTACACTCTCACAGGGAGAATGAATTGTGTACTGGCCACATACGGAGGTATTGCTTTGATAGTTTTATACTTTAAGTTAAGGTCTAAAAAAACTCCAGCTGTGAAAGCAACATAA